The Lycium barbarum isolate Lr01 chromosome 12, ASM1917538v2, whole genome shotgun sequence genome includes a region encoding these proteins:
- the LOC132623512 gene encoding uncharacterized protein LOC132623512 isoform X2, with protein sequence MKLTRKWRKSQGESQYDEDDKFSLPTRDDNRPIDSQEQEELVRSLEKVQTQQSLLWRGVFSGLLLCYVAFLVYSIYQQAYYPWELRYHAYFMYEVDAWTIIAADWAAILACLITIKGLLHELKYHRRWLWSSCAIGLIVAVFWLHHMLRLAKFRWDILWLPLGPLSGAGICIYVDHLLNVSSEEVRKLRGYMYAFKAR encoded by the exons ATG AAGCTAACCAGAAAATGGAGAAAATCTCAAGGAGAATCTCAGTACGATGAGGATGATAAATTCTCTTTGCCAACTCGCGACGATAATCGTCCCATTGATTCCCAAGAACAAGAGGAATTGGTTCGATCTCTCGAGAAAGTTCAAACTCAGCAATCTCTTCTCTGGAGGGGTGTGTTCTCGGGGCTACTCTTGTGTTATGTGGCTTTTCTCGTATACTCAATCTATCAACAGGCCTATTATCCCTGGGAACTGCGATATCATGCTTACTTCATGTATGAAGTTGACGCGTGGACCATCATTGCTGCAGATTGGGCAGCTATTTTAGCGTGCTTAATCACCATAAAGGGGTTATTGCATGAATTGAAATATCATAGGAGGTGGCTATGGTCATCGTGCGCCATTGGCTTGATAGTGGCAGTGTTTTGGTTGCATCACATGCTAAGGTTGGCAAAGTTTAGGTGGGATATTTTGTGGCTACCGTTAGGACCCCTTAGTGGAGCTGGAATCTGCATTTATGTAGACCATTTACTAAATGTGTCATCTGAAGAAGTGCGGAAACTTAGAGGatatatgtatgcatttaaaGCTAGGTAA
- the LOC132623512 gene encoding uncharacterized protein LOC132623512 isoform X1, with amino-acid sequence MQKLTRKWRKSQGESQYDEDDKFSLPTRDDNRPIDSQEQEELVRSLEKVQTQQSLLWRGVFSGLLLCYVAFLVYSIYQQAYYPWELRYHAYFMYEVDAWTIIAADWAAILACLITIKGLLHELKYHRRWLWSSCAIGLIVAVFWLHHMLRLAKFRWDILWLPLGPLSGAGICIYVDHLLNVSSEEVRKLRGYMYAFKAR; translated from the coding sequence ATGCAGAAGCTAACCAGAAAATGGAGAAAATCTCAAGGAGAATCTCAGTACGATGAGGATGATAAATTCTCTTTGCCAACTCGCGACGATAATCGTCCCATTGATTCCCAAGAACAAGAGGAATTGGTTCGATCTCTCGAGAAAGTTCAAACTCAGCAATCTCTTCTCTGGAGGGGTGTGTTCTCGGGGCTACTCTTGTGTTATGTGGCTTTTCTCGTATACTCAATCTATCAACAGGCCTATTATCCCTGGGAACTGCGATATCATGCTTACTTCATGTATGAAGTTGACGCGTGGACCATCATTGCTGCAGATTGGGCAGCTATTTTAGCGTGCTTAATCACCATAAAGGGGTTATTGCATGAATTGAAATATCATAGGAGGTGGCTATGGTCATCGTGCGCCATTGGCTTGATAGTGGCAGTGTTTTGGTTGCATCACATGCTAAGGTTGGCAAAGTTTAGGTGGGATATTTTGTGGCTACCGTTAGGACCCCTTAGTGGAGCTGGAATCTGCATTTATGTAGACCATTTACTAAATGTGTCATCTGAAGAAGTGCGGAAACTTAGAGGatatatgtatgcatttaaaGCTAGGTAA